The segment AAGCAGTTTTGCGGAAGAGTTAATAGATAAACAACCAATACAAATTGCGGGTTTAAATTTTTGTGTTTCAATTACAAATTGATTTTAAAATACCATGTAAAGCCCGATAAAAATGTGCATTTTTGCAAAAAATGAAACATTTACCCAAATGGGTAGTTTTAATAAGCAATGAGTAGCACAAAAGGGAACGTAAAAACACCGGAAATAAACGCAATGTTAGAAGATGAGTTTATTGAGGTTTTAGGAGCAAGAGAACATAATTTAAAGAATATAGATGTAAGTATACCGCGTAACAAATTAGTTACTATTACCGGCTTAAGCGGAAGCGGAAAATCGTCATTGGCATTTGATACCATTTTTGCTGAAGGACAACGCAGGTACATGGAAAGTTTTTCAGCCTATGCACGCCAGTTTATAGGCAATATGGAAAGACCCGATGTAGATAAGATAAACGGGCTTTCACCGGTTATTGCCATTGAGCAAAAAACAGTAAATAAGAACCCGCGCTCAACCGTTGGAACCATTACCGAAATTTACGATTTCTTGCGTTTGCTTTATGCGCGGGCAGCCGATGCTTATAGTTATGTGTCGGGCGAAAAAATGGTGAAGATGACCGAGGAGCAGATTATAAGTGGCATTATTACCCAGTTTGAAAATAAAAAAATAAGCATATTAGCACCATTGGTAAAAGGCCGTAAAGGACATTACCGTGAGCTGTTTGAACAAATACGCAAGCAAGGATATACTAAAGTAAGGTTAGATGGAGCAGTGGTTGACTTAACACCCAAAATGCAGGCCGACCGTTATAAAATTCACGATATTGAAGTTTTAATAGATAGAATAGAACCTAAAAAAGATGCCCGTTTCCGGATAGCCGAAAGTGTAAAGAGCGCTTTGAAAATAGGCAAAGGAACTTTGGTATTGTTAGATACAGAAAGTAACAAATCATTCCATTTCAGTAAGTTTTTAATGGATCCCAAAAGCGGTATTAGTTATGATGAGCCGCAACCCAATACTTTTTCGTTTAACTCACCGTACGGAGCTTGTCCTACCTGCGATGGTTTAGGTGTAAAAAGTATTATTGATGAAAATGCCATTATACCCGATAGAAAATTAAGCATTAACAAAGGGGCTTTAGTTCCTTTGGGTGAGGTACGCGAAAACTGGACATTTCTACAATTACGAGAAATAGCAAAAAAATATAAGTTCAGTTTTGCCGACCCGGTTGAAAAATGGTCAGAGCAAGCATTACAAGTAGTACTTTACGGAAGTGATGATGCCTTGGTTATCCCTTACCAGTACAACAGCGGTTATACCCAAAATTATACTTCGCATTGGGATGGTTTAGTACCCATTATTACTAAAAACTTTTTAGAAAAAAGCAACGATGCCATATTTAAATGGGCTGAAGAGTTTATGCAAATATTACCTTGCCCTGATTGCCATGGAGCACGTTTAAAACAAGAAGCGCTACATTATAAAATTGGTGATAAAAGCATAGCCGATTTAGCACAAATGGAAATAACCGCTTTGGCTAAATGGTTTAACGAAGTAGAACAACATTTAGACAGCAAACAAAGTATTATAGCCAGCGAAGTAATAAAAGAAATACGCAGCCGCATACAGTTTTTAGTGGGTGTTGGTATTGATTACCTTACTTTAAACTCACCATCAAAAACCTTGAGTGGGGGCGAAGCACAACGCATCAGGCTGGCTACCCAAATTGGTTCGCAACTGGTAGGTGTATTGTATATTTTAGATGAGCCAAGCATAGGTTTACACCAACGCGATAACAACCGTTTAATAGACTCCTTAAAATCGTTACGCGATGTAGGCAACAGTGTAATAGTAGTGGAGCACGATAAAGATATGATGGCTGAAAGCGATTATATTTTAGACATTGGCTATGGTGCAGGCATACATGGCGGGCACATAGCTGCGCAAGGTACCTGGGATGAAATATTACAATCAAACTCAGTAACGGCACAGTATTTAAATGGCACTAAAAGCATTGAAGTACCTAAGCAACGCAGAAAAGGAAACGGCAAAAAATTAGTACTAAAAGGAGCTACCGGCAATAACTTGAAAAACATTTCAGTTGAGTTTCCTTTGGGTAAATTAATTTGCGTAACAGGTGTAAGCGGAAGCGGCAAATCAACCTTGATTAACGAAACGCTGTATCCTATTTTACGCCAGCATTTTTATAACTCACATCAAAAACCATTGCCTTATAAAAAGTTTGATGGCCTTGAGCATATAGACAAAGTAATAGAAATAGATCAGTCGCCAATTGGGCGTACACCGCGCAGTAACCCTGCTACCTACGTAGAAGTATTTTCAAACATCAGGGATTTATTTGCAGCCATGCCCGAATCAAAAATACGTGGTTATAAACCCGGACGTTTTTCATTCAATGTAAAAGGCGGCCGTTGCGAAACTTGTCAGGGAGCAGGTATGCGTACCATTGAAATGAATTTTTTACCCGATGTATATGTTAAGTGCGAAACCTGCAATGGCAAACGTTATAACAGGGAAACATTGGAGGTGCGTTTCAAAGGCAAGTCCATTAACGATATTTTAGATATGTCCATTGAAGATGCCGTAAAGTTTTTTGAAAACACACCACAAATACTTCGTAAAATAGAAGCTTTGAACGATGTAGGTTTAGGTTATATAACGCTTGGACAACAAAGCACCACCTTAAGCGGAGGAGAGGCACAACGCGTAAAACTGGCGACCGAATTAAGCAAACGCGATACAGGTAATACCTTTTATATATTGGATGAACCAAGTACTGGTTTACATTTTGAAGACGTAAAAGTACTGCTAGATGTAATTAATAAATTGGTAGAAAAAGGCAATACCGTTTTGGTAATTGAGCATAATTTAGACATTATAAAAGTAGCTGACCATATTATAGATATTGGCCCGGAAGGCGGTAAATACGGAGGCGAAGTATTATGCGAAGGCACACCTGAACAAGTTTGTAAAGAACCACGCAGCCATACGGCCCCGTTTCTAAAAGCAGAGTTGGGTTTAAAGTAATAGGTTAATAAGGCATACGCATAATTTGTCTGCTATTAAAATTATCATGTGTGGGGTTGTCCGTTGATATTAATTTTGGTCTTCCTATTATGTCAAAATCTATATAGATAACTTTTGGTGAGAGCAAAATTCTATTGAAACTAACGATATTTTTTTTAGTGATTTGAACACATTGATAAGTCTGTTTTGTATATCCTGGAAAAGATACACTA is part of the Bacteroidota bacterium genome and harbors:
- the uvrA gene encoding excinuclease ABC subunit UvrA — encoded protein: MLEDEFIEVLGAREHNLKNIDVSIPRNKLVTITGLSGSGKSSLAFDTIFAEGQRRYMESFSAYARQFIGNMERPDVDKINGLSPVIAIEQKTVNKNPRSTVGTITEIYDFLRLLYARAADAYSYVSGEKMVKMTEEQIISGIITQFENKKISILAPLVKGRKGHYRELFEQIRKQGYTKVRLDGAVVDLTPKMQADRYKIHDIEVLIDRIEPKKDARFRIAESVKSALKIGKGTLVLLDTESNKSFHFSKFLMDPKSGISYDEPQPNTFSFNSPYGACPTCDGLGVKSIIDENAIIPDRKLSINKGALVPLGEVRENWTFLQLREIAKKYKFSFADPVEKWSEQALQVVLYGSDDALVIPYQYNSGYTQNYTSHWDGLVPIITKNFLEKSNDAIFKWAEEFMQILPCPDCHGARLKQEALHYKIGDKSIADLAQMEITALAKWFNEVEQHLDSKQSIIASEVIKEIRSRIQFLVGVGIDYLTLNSPSKTLSGGEAQRIRLATQIGSQLVGVLYILDEPSIGLHQRDNNRLIDSLKSLRDVGNSVIVVEHDKDMMAESDYILDIGYGAGIHGGHIAAQGTWDEILQSNSVTAQYLNGTKSIEVPKQRRKGNGKKLVLKGATGNNLKNISVEFPLGKLICVTGVSGSGKSTLINETLYPILRQHFYNSHQKPLPYKKFDGLEHIDKVIEIDQSPIGRTPRSNPATYVEVFSNIRDLFAAMPESKIRGYKPGRFSFNVKGGRCETCQGAGMRTIEMNFLPDVYVKCETCNGKRYNRETLEVRFKGKSINDILDMSIEDAVKFFENTPQILRKIEALNDVGLGYITLGQQSTTLSGGEAQRVKLATELSKRDTGNTFYILDEPSTGLHFEDVKVLLDVINKLVEKGNTVLVIEHNLDIIKVADHIIDIGPEGGKYGGEVLCEGTPEQVCKEPRSHTAPFLKAELGLK